The following coding sequences lie in one Arachis hypogaea cultivar Tifrunner chromosome 4, arahy.Tifrunner.gnm2.J5K5, whole genome shotgun sequence genomic window:
- the LOC112795617 gene encoding V-type proton ATPase subunit c''2, with product MSTATSSSWGTALVKISPYTFSAIGIAVSIGVSVLGAAWGIYITGSSLIGAAIKAPRITSKNLISVIFCEAVAIYGVIVAIILQTKLESVPSSQIYAAESLRAGYAIFASGLIVGFANLVCGLCVGIIGSSCALSDAQNSSLFVKILVIEIFGSALGLFGVIVGIIMSAQATWPTKV from the exons ATGTCTACCGCCACATCCAGCTCTTGGGGTACTGCGCTCGTGAAGATCTCTCCTTACACCTTCTCCGCCATCGGCATCGCCGTCTCCATCGGTGTCTCAGTTCTCGGTGCTGCTTG GGGGATTTACATAACTGGTAGCAGCTTGATCGGTGCTGCAATCAAGGCTCCCCGAATCACTTCCAAGAATCTCATTAG TGTAATCTTCTGTGAAGCTGTTGCTATTTATGGTGTTATTGTGGCCATCATTCTACAAACAAAATTAGAAAGCGTTCCTTCATCACAGATCTATGCAGCCGAGTCTCTTAGGGCTGGATATGCAATCTTTGCTTCCGGACTTATTGTTGGCTTCGCAAATCTTGTTTGTGG ATTGTGTGTAGGAATAATTGGAAGCAGTTGTGCGTTGTCTGATGCTCAAAACTCCTCTCTCTTTGTGAAGATTCTTGTGATTGAAATTTTTGGTAGTGCTCTTGGGCTATTTGGAGTTATTGTTGGAATCATTATGTCAGCTCAAGCAACATGGCCAACAAAGGTTTAA
- the LOC112795618 gene encoding uncharacterized protein isoform X1, translated as MMVGKEKAKAVIVGGSIAGISTAHALISAGWDVVLIEKTSAPPTGSPTGAGLGLDPLSQQIIQSWLPLPHFLHNTTLPLTIDQNQATDSEKKISKTLTRDECFNFRAAYWADLHGLLYNALPPSVFLWGHLFLSFHVVDFKGSITTKVKVLKTGEVINIVGDLLVAADGCLSSVRQKYLPDFKLRYSGYCAWRGVLDFSKIEDSDTITGIRKAYPELGKCLYFDLGSGTHAVFYELLNKKLNWIWYVNQPEPQVKGNSVTMKVSGDMIEKMYQEAEKVWIPELVKVMRATKEPFLNFIYDSDPLKKIFWDSVVLVGDAAHPTTPHCLRSTNMSILDASVLGKCLEKWGVEKLESALEEYESIRLPVTSKQVLHARWLGRIKQGLVLPQRDPFNPKSATPDECQDLLQRNTPFFQ; from the exons ATGATGGTTGGTAAAGAGAAGGCCAAGGCAGTGATAGTCGGGGGGAGCATAGCTGGAATATCAACTGCACATGCTCTTATCTCTGCTGGTTGGGATGTCGTTCTCATTGAGAAAACCTCTGCACCTCCAACTGGAAGCCCCACGGGTGCTGGTCTTGGACTTGACCCTCTCTCTCAACAAATCATTCAATCTTGGCTTCCACTTCCTCATTTCCTACATAACACCACTCTTCCACTAACCATTGATCAG AACCAAGCAACTGATAGTGAGAAGAAGATCAGCAAGACACTGACAAGAGATGAGTGTTTCAACTTCCGAGCAGCGTATTGGGCTGATCTTCATGGCCTTCTATACAATGCGCTGCCACCGAGTGTATTTCTATGGGGTCACCTCTTCCTCTCTTTCCATGTTGTGGACTTCAAAGGTTCCATAACAACAAAagtcaaggttctgaaaaccggagaGGTCATCAATATAGTAGGGGATTTGCTTGTTGCAGCTGATGGATGCCTCTCTTCCGTTCGCCAGAAATATCTCCCTGATTTTAAACTCAG GTATTCAGGATATTGTGCTTGGAGAGGGGTTCTTGATTTTTCGAAAATCGAGGATTCAGATACAATAACAGGCATTCGCAAGGCATACCCTGAGCTTGGAAAATGCTTGTACTTTGACTTGGGCTCAGGAACACATGCTGTGTTCTACGAGCTTCTAAACAAAAAGCTCAATTGGATTTGGTATGTGAATCAGCCAGAGCCACAAGTTAAG GGAAACTCTGTGACGATGAAAGTAAGTGGCGACATGATTGAGAAAATGTACCAAGAAGCTGAAAAAGTGTGGATTCCAGAGCTGGTAAAGGTGATGAGAGCAACAAAGGAACCcttcttaaattttatatatgatAGTGATCCCTTGAAGAAGATATTTTGGGACAGTGTGGTGTTAGTAGGAGATGCAGCTCACCCCACAACTCCTCATTGCCTTAGAAGCACAAACATGTCAATATTGGATGCATCAGTGTTAGGAAAATGTTTGGAGAAGTGGGGAGTGGAGAAGTTAGAATCAGCTTTAGAAGAGTATGAGTCCATCAGATTGCCAGTGACCTCCAAGCAGGTGTTGCATGCAAGGTGGCTCGGTCGCATAAAGCAAGGTTTGGTTCTTCCTCAAAGGGACCCTTTTAACCCCAAATCAGCAACACCAGATGAATGCCAAGACCTTCTGCAGAGGAACACACCTTTTTTTCAGTGA
- the LOC112795618 gene encoding uncharacterized protein isoform X2 has protein sequence MMVGKEKAKAVIVGGSIAGISTAHALISAGWDVVLIEKTSAPPTGSPTGAGLGLDPLSQQIIQSWLPLPHFLHNTTLPLTIDQNQATDSEKKISKTLTRDECFNFRAAYWADLHGLLYNALPPSVFLWGHLFLSFHVVDFKGSITTKVKVLKTGEVINIVGDLLVAADGCLSSVRQKYLPDFKLRYSGYCAWRGVLDFSKIEDSDTITGIRKAYPELGKCLYFDLGSGTHAVFYELLNKKLNWIWYVNQPEPQVKNFFSGKLCDDESKWRHD, from the exons ATGATGGTTGGTAAAGAGAAGGCCAAGGCAGTGATAGTCGGGGGGAGCATAGCTGGAATATCAACTGCACATGCTCTTATCTCTGCTGGTTGGGATGTCGTTCTCATTGAGAAAACCTCTGCACCTCCAACTGGAAGCCCCACGGGTGCTGGTCTTGGACTTGACCCTCTCTCTCAACAAATCATTCAATCTTGGCTTCCACTTCCTCATTTCCTACATAACACCACTCTTCCACTAACCATTGATCAG AACCAAGCAACTGATAGTGAGAAGAAGATCAGCAAGACACTGACAAGAGATGAGTGTTTCAACTTCCGAGCAGCGTATTGGGCTGATCTTCATGGCCTTCTATACAATGCGCTGCCACCGAGTGTATTTCTATGGGGTCACCTCTTCCTCTCTTTCCATGTTGTGGACTTCAAAGGTTCCATAACAACAAAagtcaaggttctgaaaaccggagaGGTCATCAATATAGTAGGGGATTTGCTTGTTGCAGCTGATGGATGCCTCTCTTCCGTTCGCCAGAAATATCTCCCTGATTTTAAACTCAG GTATTCAGGATATTGTGCTTGGAGAGGGGTTCTTGATTTTTCGAAAATCGAGGATTCAGATACAATAACAGGCATTCGCAAGGCATACCCTGAGCTTGGAAAATGCTTGTACTTTGACTTGGGCTCAGGAACACATGCTGTGTTCTACGAGCTTCTAAACAAAAAGCTCAATTGGATTTGGTATGTGAATCAGCCAGAGCCACAAGTTAAG AACTTCTTTTCAGGGAAACTCTGTGACGATGAAAGTAAGTGGCGACATGATTGA
- the LOC112795619 gene encoding uncharacterized oxidoreductase At1g06690, chloroplastic: MSLHISSAGFTLVGHSRIRSVASEREGSATVKRVEDKVNLGASGLKVTTLGIGAWSWGDTTYWNNFDWNDRKEKAARDAFNASIDGGVTFFDTAEVYGSGLALGAVNSEVLLERFIKERKEKDPDVEIAVATKFAALPWRFGRQSVLSALKDSLCRLGLDSVDLYQLHWPGVWGNEGYIDGLGDAVEKGLVKAVGVSNYSEKRLREAFEKLKKRGIPLASNQVNYSLIYRAPEEKGVKAACDELGITLIAYSPIAQGVLTGKYTPDKPPSGPRSRIYTPEFLTRLQPLLNRIAEIGKKYDKTSTQVSLNWLITQGNVVPIPGAKTAEQAEEFRGALGWRLSDDEVAELRSSASEIGPVVGFPVENL, from the exons ATGTCATTGCATATAAGCAGTGCTGGTTTTACTCTGGTGGGTCATTCAAGAATAAGAAGTGTTGCTTCGGAGCGGGAGGGTTCTGCAACTGTGAAGAGAGTGGAAGACAAGGTCAATTTGGGTGCTTCTGGTTTGAAGGTCACAACACTTGGAATTGGAGCTTGGTCATGGGGAGATACTACTTACTGGAACAATTTTGACTGGAATG ATAGGAAGGAGAAGGCTGCTAGAGATGCTTTTAACGCCAGTATTGACGGCGGTGTAACCTTTTTCGACACTGCTGAAGTCTACGGTTCTGGG CTTGCTCTAGGTGCTGTAAATTCAGAGGTTCTTCTTGAAAG ATTTATTAAGGAACGAAAAGAAAAAGATCCAGATGTTGAGATTGCAGTTGCAACTAAGTTTGCTGCGCTACCATGGAGATTCGGCCGGCAAAGCGTTCTCTCTGCTCTTAAAGATTCTCTTTGTCGACTAGGACTTGATTCCGTGGATCTTTATCAGCTTCATTG GCCTGGTGTGTGGGGAAATGAAG GGTATATCGATGGTCTCGGTGATGCTGTCGAGAAGGGGCTTGTGAAGGCTGTTGGTGTTTCGAACTATAGCG AAAAACGACTCCGTGAGGCTTTCGAGAAGCTCAAGAAGAGAGGTATTCCATTGGCTTCAAACCAAGTAAACTACAGCCTCATTTATCGAGCCCCGGAAGAAAAGGGTGTAAAGGCTGCCTGTGATGAACTTGGGATCACATTGATTGCCTATTCACCAATTGCTCAAG GTGTTCTTACCGGAAAGTATACGCCGGATAAACCCCCAAGTGGGCCTCGAAGTAGAATTTATACTCCGGAGTTCCTAACAAGG CTTCAACCTTTGCTGAATAGGATCGCTGAAATAGGAAAGAAGTATGATAAAACTTCTACACAG GTATCCCTGAACTGGCTGATAACACAGGGCAATGTGGTGCCGATACCCGGAGCCAAAACAGCCGAACAAGCTGAGGAATTCCGAGGTGCTCTTGGATGGAGACTCAGTGATGACGAGGTGGCTGAGCTTCGAAGTTCGGCTTCAGAAATTGGGCCTGTCGTTGGTTTCCCTGTTGAAAACCTCTGA